The nucleotide window CACTGGTCAAATCAAGATTAGCCAACTTTGATAATTTAGATCAAATCCATCGTTATCTTATCGAGGCCCATCAAGACTTTCCAGAGATTACCAACGTTATGTTTGGCAATCCTGAAGGCGATTTTTTAACCAGTCAGCGTTCGATAGATAAGGGAATCACTGTAGTTGAGCCAACAGATGGGCAGTTCCAAGCCGGACGATCTCAGGAAAATAATCCCAGAAAATTAGACCTTTATGCCGTAACAAAAGATAGAAGGCTCGGGCAACATTTACAGACCATCGAGCAAATTGATGTGCGCGATCGCGCTTGGTATCGTCGTGCCGTGACCACTGGACAATCAGGCTGGAGTGAGCCTTTTTTCTTGGGAACCAGCAAAGCCCTGACGATTGATGCGTATACTCCATTTTACAGTCCATTTTCAGGGGATCTAGAAGGCGTTTTTGCTGTTAGTCTAAGTTTGGAAAAATTGAATGGGTTGTTAGTGCAACAAGCAATTGGTGATACCGGACAAGTTTTAATTTTGCAGCGGGATGGGTCATTAATTGCCAGTTCAGAAGGGAGTATATCTGCTTCTGTTACCTCTGTTCCTGACCCACTCCAACCCATCGCTCAGCAGTGGCTTCCCGGTTGGGAAAATGTCCATCTCCTAGTGAGTGCTGAGGCATTAGAAGCCAAGTTTGGTCCTTTAGCAGAGATTATGACGGCTCAAGAAGCATTATTGCGAGTTAATGGAGAGGATCAATATCTGCACGTCATGCCATACCAGAATCAGTATGGGTTGGATTGGGTTATTGTTACGATTCTGCCGCAATCACAGTTAATGACAAGCATTGAGAGCAATCGCAAATATACTCTTATGATTGGCGGTTTAACGATTTTTACCGTGACAAGTTTCACCCTGACGATTACCTATTGGTTGATCAAAGCCCTGGAAAATTTGAGCGATGCCAGTCGCTCCATTGCCGAAGGAAACTGGCAACACCCAATTCCAGAAAATAGCAAAATCAAAGAATTCAATGCCCTTGCCAAATCCTACAACCGAATGAGTCAAGAAATTCAGCATAGCTACGATCATCTGTGCAGGACTCTAGAAGAAATCAAAGCCACTAATCAACGGCTCCAGCAATTTTTAGAAGCGATTCCAGTAGGAATTGGCATTATTGATGCCCAAGGGAATCCTTGCTATACCAATCAACGCGCTGTGGAGCTTCTGGGGAAAAGGGCTGTTTCTCTCAAAAAGTTGTCAGATATCTCAGAGGTTTATCAAATTTATCTTGCTGGTACGAATCAACTTTATCCCTATGAAAAATTAGCTCTGGTGCGAGCGCTGAACGGAGAATTCGCAAGTAATAATGATGTGGAAATTCATTGGCGCGATCAGGGGAAGCACGTCATTTCTTTAGAAACCAGGGGAACACCCATTTATAATCAAGTAGGGGAAATTGAATATGCCGTCGTCACATTTCAAGATATTACGGAACAAAAACGGTCTGAGCGTCAGCTTTGGGAATTATCAGAACGTTTGGAACTATCCTTAGCAGCGGGTCAAATCGGTTATTGGGAATGGGACATTGCCCAAAAGACAATTTTTTGGGATCAGCGGATGT belongs to Cyanobacteria bacterium GSL.Bin1 and includes:
- a CDS encoding PAS domain S-box protein is translated as MKFRSLFPAISLRWLLLVPFLIQILGVVGVIGYLSYYSGKKAVEELAHQLLHKTSDRVTQTTNHYLDNAYDISQVHLPLVKSRLANFDNLDQIHRYLIEAHQDFPEITNVMFGNPEGDFLTSQRSIDKGITVVEPTDGQFQAGRSQENNPRKLDLYAVTKDRRLGQHLQTIEQIDVRDRAWYRRAVTTGQSGWSEPFFLGTSKALTIDAYTPFYSPFSGDLEGVFAVSLSLEKLNGLLVQQAIGDTGQVLILQRDGSLIASSEGSISASVTSVPDPLQPIAQQWLPGWENVHLLVSAEALEAKFGPLAEIMTAQEALLRVNGEDQYLHVMPYQNQYGLDWVIVTILPQSQLMTSIESNRKYTLMIGGLTIFTVTSFTLTITYWLIKALENLSDASRSIAEGNWQHPIPENSKIKEFNALAKSYNRMSQEIQHSYDHLCRTLEEIKATNQRLQQFLEAIPVGIGIIDAQGNPCYTNQRAVELLGKRAVSLKKLSDISEVYQIYLAGTNQLYPYEKLALVRALNGEFASNNDVEIHWRDQGKHVISLETRGTPIYNQVGEIEYAVVTFQDITEQKRSERQLWELSERLELSLAAGQIGYWEWDIAQKTIFWDQRMCNIFAVTYPLTSDEIRAI